One Mus musculus strain NOD/ShiLtJ chromosome 1 genomic patch of type NOVEL, GRCm38.p6 PATCHES MMCHR1_CHORI29_IDD5_1 genomic window carries:
- the Cd28 gene encoding T-cell-specific surface glycoprotein CD28 precursor — protein MTLRLLFLALNFFSVQVTENKILVKQSPLLVVDSNEVSLSCRYSYNLLAKEFRASLYKGVNSDVEVCVGNGNFTYQPQFRSNAEFNCDGDFDNETVTFRLWNLHVNHTDIYFCKIEFMYPPPYLDNERSNGTIIHIKEKHLCHTQSSPKLFWALVVVAGVLFCYGLLVTVALCVIWTNSRRNRLLQSDYMNMTPRRPGLTRKPYQPYAPARDFAAYRP, from the exons aaaacaaGATTTTGGTAAAGCAGTCGCCCCTGCTTGTGGTAGATAGCAACGAGGTCAGCCTCAGCTGCAGGTATTCCTACAACCTTCTCGCAAAGGAATTCCGGGCATCCCTGTACAAGGGCGTGAACAGCGACGTGGAAGTCTGTGTCGGGAATGGGAATTTTACCTATCAGCCCCAGTTTCGCTCGAATGCCGAGTTCAACTGCGACGGGGATTTCGACAACGAAACAGTGACGTTCCGTCTCTGGAATCTGCACGTCAATCACACAGATATTTACTTCTGCAAAATTGAGTTCATGTACCCTCCGCCTTACCTAGACAACGAGAGGAGCAATGGAACTATTATTCACATAAAAG AGAAACATCTTTGTCATACTCAGTCATCTCCTAAGCTGTTTTGGGCACTGGTCGTGGTTGCTGGAGTCCTGTTTTGTTATGGCTTGCTAGTGACAGTGGCTCTTTGTGTTATCTGG ACAAATAGTAGAAGGAACAGACTCCTTCAAAGTGACTACATGAACATGACTCCCCGGAGGCCTGGGCTCACTCGAAAGCCTTACCAGCCCTACGCCCCTGCCAGAGACTTTGCAGCGTACCGCCCCTGA